A genome region from Ignavibacteriota bacterium includes the following:
- a CDS encoding class I SAM-dependent methyltransferase, whose translation MEAGYTALCGIYDRWQTLHGPEFTSVILPRLLASVARHVPPARIHCDVACGTGTLVLELAKRGWAASGSDASAGMIAEARKKAAAAGAAVTFDVQDMRDFTLATPAGLITSCFDSVNHLLTLRDLKAFCVSASRALLPGGLLAFDTNTERCYRKLWHGPITETHPEFILELKNGYAPSRRRAHSAVTVRYPEARGGRIETERVEERCFTRKEMLTALRAAGLTPLEVHDFAFSFAPEFGKLKTWWVARKAQ comes from the coding sequence ATGGAAGCGGGATACACAGCGCTGTGCGGGATCTATGACCGGTGGCAAACGCTGCACGGTCCGGAATTCACGTCGGTCATCCTCCCCCGGTTGCTCGCCTCGGTTGCTCGCCACGTCCCACCGGCACGCATCCACTGCGATGTCGCCTGTGGCACCGGGACACTTGTCCTCGAACTGGCGAAACGCGGTTGGGCCGCGAGTGGCTCCGATGCCTCGGCAGGCATGATCGCTGAGGCACGGAAGAAGGCTGCGGCCGCGGGTGCAGCGGTGACATTCGACGTGCAGGACATGCGGGACTTCACGCTGGCGACCCCGGCCGGCCTCATCACCTCATGCTTCGATTCCGTCAACCATCTTCTCACGTTGCGCGACCTGAAGGCCTTTTGCGTATCAGCGTCGCGTGCACTTCTTCCCGGGGGGCTCCTCGCATTCGACACGAACACCGAGCGGTGTTACCGGAAACTCTGGCACGGACCGATCACCGAGACGCACCCGGAGTTCATCCTTGAATTGAAGAATGGCTATGCCCCGTCGCGGCGGCGTGCGCATTCGGCAGTGACGGTCCGCTATCCGGAGGCCAGGGGGGGAAGGATCGAAACGGAGCGTGTTGAGGAACGGTGCTTTACGCGGAAGGAAATGCTGACCGCACTGCGGGCTGCAGGATTGACGCCTCTGGAAGTGCACGATTTTGCATTCAGCTTCGCCCCGGAGTTCGGAAAACTCAAGACCTGGTGGGTTGCGCGCAAGGCGCAGTGA
- a CDS encoding DEAD/DEAH box helicase produces the protein MAQDDPLEAFHPLVRRWFRRAYGDPSPPQRLGWPPIAAGENTLILAPTGSGKTLASFLWAINHVVEQLLDAPLAPGIRILYVSPLKALNNDIARNLEAPLAGIRKEALEEGIALPPIRTAVRTGDTSTQQRRAIATDPPHILITTPESLYLMLTSPVTRMIFRTLQYVIVDEIHAVCGNKRGVHLSLSLERLQEIADQELVRVGLSATQRPLERIAEFLGGFAPDPGARKALSHARSRSWMQAGAKRWTCR, from the coding sequence ATGGCACAGGACGATCCGCTGGAAGCATTTCACCCCCTGGTGCGCCGATGGTTCCGGCGCGCCTATGGTGACCCGAGTCCGCCGCAGCGGCTCGGATGGCCCCCTATTGCCGCAGGCGAGAACACCCTCATCCTCGCCCCGACCGGGTCCGGTAAGACCCTCGCATCATTCCTCTGGGCCATCAATCACGTCGTCGAACAACTGCTCGACGCCCCGCTCGCTCCCGGCATCCGCATTCTCTACGTTTCACCGCTGAAAGCCCTCAACAACGATATTGCGCGTAACCTCGAAGCCCCGCTCGCAGGCATCAGAAAAGAAGCGCTGGAGGAAGGCATCGCCCTGCCGCCGATCCGCACGGCAGTGCGCACCGGGGACACGTCGACGCAGCAGCGCCGCGCCATCGCCACCGATCCACCGCATATCCTGATCACGACGCCGGAATCGCTCTACCTGATGCTGACGTCCCCGGTGACCCGCATGATCTTCCGCACACTCCAGTACGTGATCGTGGACGAGATCCACGCCGTGTGCGGGAACAAGCGGGGCGTCCACCTGTCGCTTTCCCTCGAACGGCTCCAGGAGATCGCGGACCAGGAATTGGTGCGCGTGGGACTCTCGGCAACGCAGCGGCCGCTCGAACGCATCGCGGAATTCCTCGGAGGGTTCGCGCCCGACCCGGGAGCACGGAAGGCTCTCTCCCACGCCCGGTCACGATCGTGGATGCAGGCAGGCGCAAAGAGATGGACCTGCAGGTGA
- a CDS encoding carboxymuconolactone decarboxylase family protein yields the protein MEETRTDLLADLGLADASYPALTAFVAGDHKYIRDLRINLKNTIGSVNLGGKKQAYLIALAVAANERAADLAASFSASAKNEGATDAEVAEAYAIASLLATLNVFYRFRHFTDNKQYETMQAGIKMTIMARPVLSKMFFELTSLVVSAVNGCQSCVNSHEIAVRNEGGTPELIFDAIRLGAVVRGLCVALHAAPPATI from the coding sequence ATGGAAGAGACCCGTACAGACCTGCTGGCCGACCTTGGCCTGGCAGATGCATCGTACCCCGCGTTGACCGCCTTCGTAGCGGGAGACCACAAGTATATCCGTGACCTTCGCATCAATCTGAAGAACACGATCGGATCGGTCAATCTCGGTGGAAAGAAGCAGGCGTATCTCATCGCCCTCGCCGTGGCCGCCAACGAACGCGCCGCGGATCTTGCGGCATCCTTCTCCGCTTCGGCGAAGAATGAAGGCGCCACAGATGCCGAGGTCGCCGAAGCCTATGCGATCGCCTCCCTTCTGGCGACGCTCAACGTGTTCTACCGGTTCCGTCACTTCACCGACAACAAGCAGTATGAGACCATGCAGGCCGGGATCAAAATGACGATCATGGCGCGGCCGGTGCTCAGCAAGATGTTCTTTGAGCTCACCTCCCTCGTCGTCAGTGCCGTCAACGGTTGCCAGTCCTGCGTCAACAGCCACGAGATCGCCGTCCGCAACGAGGGGGGCACTCCGGAGCTCATTTTCGATGCGATCCGCCTTGGTGCTGTGGTCCGCGGACTGTGCGTGGCTCTGCACGCCGCACCGCCTGCAACGATCTGA
- a CDS encoding peroxiredoxin gives MITVGQQFPDFNLDACVSREKGKEFSSVSYSEIQKQKKWLVIFFWPKDFTFVCPTEIKGFNEKFSEFRDRDAVLVGGSTDTRNVHLAWRNSHADLKDLKFPMVADHAKTLTTALGILTGPEQVALRATFIVDPEGIIRWVNINDLDVGRNVDETIRVLDALQTDELCPCNWQKGEEVLHP, from the coding sequence ATGATCACCGTTGGACAGCAGTTCCCTGACTTCAACCTCGATGCGTGCGTTTCCCGCGAGAAGGGGAAGGAATTCTCATCCGTTTCCTACTCCGAGATCCAGAAGCAGAAGAAGTGGCTTGTCATCTTCTTCTGGCCGAAGGATTTTACCTTCGTCTGCCCGACCGAGATAAAGGGATTCAATGAGAAGTTCTCCGAGTTCCGTGATCGCGATGCGGTCCTCGTCGGCGGCAGTACCGATACCAGGAATGTTCATCTCGCATGGCGGAACAGCCATGCGGACCTGAAGGATCTGAAATTCCCGATGGTCGCCGATCATGCCAAGACCCTGACCACGGCCCTCGGGATCCTCACCGGCCCGGAACAGGTCGCACTGCGCGCGACCTTCATCGTGGATCCGGAAGGGATCATCCGCTGGGTCAATATCAATGACCTGGACGTCGGACGCAACGTGGACGAGACGATCCGCGTTCTGGACGCGCTCCAGACCGATGAGCTCTGCCCCTGCAACTGGCAGAAGGGCGAAGAAGTCCTTCACCCCTGA
- a CDS encoding efflux RND transporter periplasmic adaptor subunit, producing MKRSRLIMGGVVVVALAGAAYLVFGRSNSEADGGPVRIKVTRDNIVDKALAVGTIEPENEISVKSKVSGVVSRIFADAGAFVKAGQPLLEVKPDPTPLELADAKRQVQLREVEMVNLTKEKVRQESLKKKELSSDREYEEFERKFNEAQLQLKISRERLALFESGKVTIENTHIESIIKAPIDGYVLSKTVEVGDPVTPLTSYQEGTVLMKMANMERLVFKGSVDEIDVGRLREGMEAELKIGALPLAKIAGTLSKISLKAEKKEAATVFPIEVTVPRGSNATLRAGFSANANIFIQRKDSVLTIPERCVTFRNDSAFVKIPAGTSGEEERQITTGLSDAIRIEVLSGLALGQEILEKPVKKIE from the coding sequence ATGAAGAGATCCCGTCTGATCATGGGTGGAGTTGTCGTCGTTGCCCTGGCAGGAGCGGCCTACCTGGTTTTCGGGCGTTCCAACAGTGAGGCCGATGGAGGCCCGGTACGGATCAAAGTCACCCGCGACAATATCGTCGATAAGGCCCTTGCCGTCGGCACCATCGAGCCGGAGAATGAGATCTCCGTGAAATCGAAGGTGTCGGGGGTGGTCAGCCGTATCTTCGCCGATGCGGGAGCATTCGTCAAGGCCGGGCAGCCTCTGCTGGAGGTGAAACCGGATCCGACGCCGCTGGAGCTGGCAGATGCCAAACGGCAGGTCCAGCTCCGCGAGGTGGAGATGGTGAATTTGACCAAAGAGAAGGTCCGGCAGGAATCGCTGAAGAAGAAAGAGCTTTCTTCCGACAGGGAGTACGAAGAGTTCGAGCGCAAGTTCAACGAGGCCCAGCTGCAGTTGAAGATCTCCCGCGAGCGCCTGGCGCTGTTCGAAAGCGGGAAGGTGACCATCGAAAATACCCACATCGAGTCCATCATCAAGGCTCCCATCGATGGCTACGTCCTGAGCAAGACGGTTGAGGTCGGTGATCCCGTCACCCCCCTGACCTCCTATCAGGAAGGCACCGTGTTGATGAAGATGGCGAACATGGAGCGGCTGGTGTTCAAGGGTTCTGTGGACGAGATCGATGTCGGCCGGTTGCGCGAGGGGATGGAGGCGGAACTGAAGATCGGTGCCCTGCCGCTGGCGAAGATCGCCGGGACACTCTCCAAGATCTCCCTCAAGGCCGAGAAGAAGGAAGCTGCCACCGTGTTCCCGATCGAGGTCACCGTTCCGCGGGGGAGCAATGCCACCCTCCGTGCGGGTTTTTCGGCGAATGCCAATATCTTCATCCAGCGCAAGGACAGCGTGCTCACGATCCCCGAGCGGTGTGTGACGTTCCGCAACGATTCAGCATTCGTCAAGATCCCGGCCGGCACGTCCGGCGAAGAAGAGCGGCAGATCACGACCGGGTTGAGCGATGCGATCAGGATCGAAGTGTTGTCGGGCCTGGCGCTCGGCCAGGAGATCCTCGAGAAACCGGTGAAGAAGATCGAATGA
- a CDS encoding ABC transporter permease, giving the protein MSGVLNTLREFIRDLRAQKLRTALTVFGIIWGTVAIVVLLAFGMGFKKQLSINMHGIGESVAILWPGRTTKPWQGFGVDRPIPLREEDVRLIMTQVPDVKEISPEYMRNETSVRVGENIINPAISGIIPVYANIRNIIAAPGGRFINDLDVKERRRVTMLGDETARLLFGETDPIGRLVYVGAVPFTVIGVMQKKIQNSSYNRRDADRVFIPSTTFAAVFGESGLSNIVLTTKDPMRSEATMEDVRAVLGRKYKFDPADKDAVFIWNTAEMEEFLFVFFLAFNIFMGIIGSFTLAVGGLGVANIMYIVVQERTREIGIKRAVGARKRDIIMQFFMETMFIILLGSSVGFVIAYGITQALQQIPIREFVGAPEISIEVALVTAAVLAVVGLLAGLMPARRAANLTIVDCLRT; this is encoded by the coding sequence ATGAGCGGCGTGCTCAATACGCTCCGGGAGTTCATCCGCGATCTGCGTGCACAGAAGCTCCGCACCGCGCTCACCGTGTTCGGCATCATCTGGGGCACCGTGGCGATCGTGGTCCTTCTTGCCTTTGGCATGGGTTTCAAGAAGCAGCTCTCGATCAATATGCACGGCATCGGCGAATCCGTCGCGATCCTCTGGCCGGGCAGGACGACGAAGCCGTGGCAGGGATTTGGTGTCGACCGCCCCATCCCGTTGCGGGAAGAGGATGTGCGCCTGATCATGACGCAGGTCCCGGATGTGAAGGAGATCAGTCCGGAGTACATGCGGAACGAGACCTCCGTCCGCGTGGGTGAGAATATCATCAATCCGGCGATCTCCGGCATCATTCCCGTCTACGCCAATATCCGGAACATCATCGCGGCGCCCGGCGGGCGTTTCATCAACGACCTCGATGTCAAGGAGCGCCGGCGCGTGACCATGCTGGGCGACGAGACCGCCCGGCTGCTGTTCGGTGAGACCGACCCGATCGGCAGATTGGTGTACGTCGGCGCTGTGCCGTTCACCGTGATCGGCGTGATGCAGAAGAAGATCCAGAATTCATCGTACAACAGGCGTGATGCGGACCGGGTCTTCATCCCTTCCACGACCTTTGCCGCGGTGTTCGGGGAGTCGGGGCTGAGCAATATCGTCCTCACCACGAAGGACCCGATGCGTTCGGAAGCCACGATGGAGGACGTTCGCGCGGTGCTGGGGCGCAAGTACAAGTTCGACCCGGCGGACAAGGATGCCGTGTTCATCTGGAACACGGCGGAGATGGAGGAGTTCCTGTTCGTGTTCTTTCTCGCGTTCAACATCTTCATGGGGATCATCGGCAGCTTCACGCTCGCGGTCGGCGGATTGGGTGTTGCCAACATCATGTATATCGTGGTCCAGGAACGGACCAGGGAGATCGGGATCAAACGGGCGGTGGGGGCGAGGAAGCGGGACATCATCATGCAGTTCTTCATGGAAACGATGTTCATCATCCTGCTGGGCTCCTCGGTCGGGTTCGTGATCGCCTACGGCATTACCCAGGCGCTCCAGCAGATCCCGATCCGTGAGTTCGTTGGGGCTCCCGAGATCTCCATCGAGGTGGCGCTCGTCACTGCGGCGGTCCTTGCGGTCGTCGGCCTTCTGGCCGGGCTCATGCCCGCACGCCGCGCCGCCAATCTCACGATCGTCGACTGTCTGCGCACCTGA
- a CDS encoding ABC transporter permease: protein MWRELFNDFLQDLNSQRTRAFLTIMAMTWGTIAVVLLLSFGEGLGTQMLNGLMNAGNQIMILYGGETGMAYDGVPKGRRIRLSEEDAPLLLAAIPSIAEVTAQYRAGVRLAVGKNSTNTECEGVDPAFEEMRRMYPAAGGRFLNDRDVAGQRRVLVLGDEIARDLFGTQDPVGQTVMLERVPFTVIGIIQNKIQTSMNNGPDSRRAIMPNSTMRTMFGWQYVNSLVVRPGDPARQEEVKKEIFRVLARKYHFHPDDERTLFIWDFIEGEKMSRKIGTGVAMFLFGVGFLTLLIAGVGVANVMYVVVKERTREIGIRLAVGARRRHIHAQFIFEALLLAVIGGALGMFISWGVIAIVQLLPSDDGAMRFLGKPILSVGTMLLTGGVLMVIGLLAGYFPARRAAAVDPVESLRYE from the coding sequence ATGTGGCGTGAATTGTTCAACGATTTTCTCCAGGACCTGAACTCGCAGCGGACGCGGGCATTCCTGACCATCATGGCGATGACGTGGGGGACGATCGCCGTGGTCCTGCTCCTCTCGTTCGGTGAGGGCCTCGGCACGCAGATGCTGAATGGTCTGATGAACGCCGGGAACCAGATCATGATCCTCTACGGCGGTGAGACCGGTATGGCGTATGACGGGGTCCCGAAGGGGAGGCGCATCCGGCTCAGCGAAGAGGATGCACCGTTGCTGCTCGCGGCCATTCCCTCGATCGCCGAGGTCACCGCGCAGTACCGGGCCGGCGTCCGCCTCGCTGTCGGGAAGAACTCCACGAACACGGAATGTGAGGGGGTCGACCCTGCGTTTGAAGAAATGCGCCGGATGTATCCGGCGGCCGGCGGGCGATTCCTGAACGACAGGGATGTGGCCGGCCAGCGGCGTGTTCTCGTCCTGGGCGATGAGATCGCCAGAGACCTCTTTGGCACCCAGGACCCGGTCGGACAGACCGTGATGCTGGAGCGGGTGCCGTTCACGGTGATCGGCATCATCCAGAACAAGATCCAGACGAGTATGAACAACGGTCCGGACAGCCGTCGGGCCATCATGCCGAACTCGACCATGCGCACCATGTTCGGGTGGCAGTATGTGAATTCTCTCGTGGTGCGGCCCGGCGACCCGGCACGCCAGGAGGAAGTGAAGAAGGAGATCTTCCGGGTGCTGGCGCGGAAATATCATTTCCACCCTGATGATGAACGAACCCTGTTCATCTGGGATTTCATTGAAGGCGAAAAGATGAGCCGGAAGATCGGCACGGGCGTGGCGATGTTCCTCTTTGGCGTCGGGTTCCTTACCCTGCTCATCGCCGGCGTCGGCGTCGCCAACGTGATGTACGTGGTGGTGAAGGAGCGGACGCGCGAGATCGGCATCCGGCTGGCCGTCGGCGCCCGGCGCCGTCACATCCATGCGCAGTTCATCTTTGAAGCCCTCCTTCTTGCCGTGATCGGCGGGGCCCTCGGCATGTTCATATCCTGGGGTGTCATCGCCATCGTACAGCTCCTCCCTTCGGATGATGGGGCGATGCGATTCCTGGGCAAACCGATCCTCTCCGTGGGAACGATGCTGTTGACGGGTGGGGTCCTCATGGTCATCGGATTGCTGGCAGGTTACTTCCCGGCGCGCCGGGCAGCTGCCGTGGATCCGGTAGAGAGCCTCCGTTACGAATAG
- a CDS encoding thioredoxin family protein — MKQGLALVVLALCVVVWTGSLRAQGSGKGVKAAAVEKFDPARDPEADVKVAMGEAKRTGKRILLDVGGEWCIWCHRLDTLFMKNPDLADQLHQGFVVVKVHYSPQQKNERFLSGFPKISGYPHLFVLDENGMLLHSQNTGELESGKGYDTGKVVAFMDSWGKPYVKKLGKERR, encoded by the coding sequence ATGAAGCAGGGGCTTGCGTTGGTGGTGCTTGCGTTGTGCGTGGTGGTGTGGACCGGCTCCCTCCGGGCACAGGGGTCCGGCAAGGGTGTGAAGGCCGCGGCGGTGGAGAAGTTCGACCCCGCGCGGGATCCCGAGGCCGACGTGAAGGTCGCGATGGGTGAAGCGAAGCGTACCGGGAAACGGATCCTCCTGGACGTCGGCGGCGAGTGGTGCATCTGGTGCCACAGGCTCGACACGCTGTTCATGAAGAACCCCGATCTGGCGGACCAGTTGCACCAGGGCTTCGTGGTCGTCAAAGTGCACTATAGCCCCCAGCAGAAGAACGAGCGATTCCTCTCGGGGTTCCCGAAGATCTCCGGCTACCCCCACCTGTTCGTCCTGGACGAGAACGGCATGCTCCTGCACTCGCAGAACACCGGCGAACTCGAGTCGGGCAAGGGCTATGATACGGGTAAGGTTGTGGCGTTCATGGATTCCTGGGGAAAACCATACGTGAAAAAACTGGGCAAGGAACGCCGGTAG
- a CDS encoding TlpA family protein disulfide reductase, translated as MKLFHILASAVLLLGFTAGIALAADPAPNFTLKTADGKTVELKQLQGKVVIVNFWATWCGPCRREIPGMMKVYDKYKAKGVEIVGISLDRGGWDDVKPWLAKNPINYPIVIGDGALADLYGGIEGIPTTFVVDRKGNILSKHVGSVTEQEFEKLVKGAL; from the coding sequence ATGAAACTGTTCCATATCCTTGCTTCCGCAGTCCTGCTCCTGGGCTTCACCGCCGGCATTGCTCTCGCCGCCGATCCCGCGCCGAACTTCACACTGAAGACGGCCGACGGGAAGACCGTTGAGCTGAAGCAGCTCCAGGGAAAGGTCGTGATCGTGAATTTCTGGGCGACGTGGTGCGGTCCGTGCCGCCGTGAGATCCCGGGCATGATGAAGGTCTATGACAAGTACAAGGCGAAGGGTGTTGAGATCGTCGGCATTTCCCTCGACCGCGGGGGGTGGGACGATGTGAAGCCGTGGCTGGCGAAGAACCCGATCAACTATCCCATCGTGATCGGTGACGGTGCGCTCGCGGATCTGTACGGCGGGATCGAAGGGATCCCGACGACGTTCGTCGTGGACCGGAAGGGGAACATCCTGAGCAAGCACGTCGGGTCGGTGACGGAGCAGGAGTTCGAGAAGTTGGTGAAGGGCGCGTTGTGA
- a CDS encoding adenosylcobalamin-dependent ribonucleoside-diphosphate reductase — protein MARKETMTGSAQTTRYASPIPPAFPMNESVMDLALDCRDYYGENELAADVLRSKYLAPSEQGPMHLWDRIARAVASVEQTNKDEWHKRFLEILFDFTFVPGGRVMHGAGREDARRRPTLSNCYVIPIEEDSLEGIYRALSESAMVYRTGGGVGVDLSMLRPEGAQVNATIDHSPGATAFMNLFSESTNTVSQAGRRGALMLTMRVDHPDIEHFITIKNDARRTRVQYANISVLITHEFMDAVSNDRPFELRWNGKVYRTINARELWFKIVKNAHASAEPGIIFWDTMRDHHNVEYANPLVSTNPCGEQPLAAYTACNLGNINLSKFVDASGQFDYERLAEVARVATRFMDDIIEYNMDNHALDKIKKAVASDRRIGLGITGLADALILMKIRYDSQAALDETDRIMRVIRDEAYRTSIALAREKGAFPLFQWEGFSRSKFIQGLPADIQADIKKYGIRNSTVLTVPPVGTGSIVAQTSSGIEPVFCTSYRRRVKNHDGETFTEYKVYHPLVKKLFGDDVSLPDFVVTAHDIDPYFRVKMQGVIQRYVDSSISSTVNLAEDVSVETVGDIYMTAYKAGLKGITVYREGSREGILQTEEYVKKQAAQEAARAAAPHPVVKGPRQRPNRTHGVTERVKTGEGYLYVTVNEDENGMCEVFTTIGKAGGNAAAQSEAISRLISLALRSGIEAREVVKQLKGISGPSPVWDGQGGMIMSTPDAIGKVLERYLEERDAIVAGRIVQPSSVQATPPSPAHVHAPVHANTTVTRSTCPECGSTVEHVSGCVVCYQCGWSKC, from the coding sequence ATGGCACGCAAGGAAACGATGACCGGTTCCGCCCAGACAACCCGCTATGCTTCTCCGATCCCCCCCGCATTTCCGATGAACGAATCCGTCATGGACCTCGCCCTTGATTGCCGCGACTATTACGGCGAGAACGAGCTGGCAGCGGATGTCCTCCGGTCGAAGTACCTTGCACCCTCCGAGCAGGGGCCGATGCATCTGTGGGACCGCATCGCACGCGCCGTTGCATCGGTCGAACAGACGAACAAAGATGAATGGCACAAACGGTTCCTCGAGATCCTGTTCGACTTCACGTTCGTGCCGGGCGGACGCGTGATGCATGGTGCCGGACGCGAAGATGCACGCCGCCGCCCCACCCTGTCGAACTGCTATGTGATCCCGATCGAAGAGGACAGCCTCGAAGGTATCTATCGCGCCCTGAGTGAATCCGCCATGGTCTACAGGACCGGTGGTGGTGTGGGTGTGGACCTCTCCATGCTGCGGCCCGAGGGGGCCCAGGTGAACGCAACGATCGATCATTCTCCCGGCGCGACCGCGTTCATGAACCTGTTCAGCGAAAGCACGAACACGGTGTCGCAGGCAGGCCGCCGCGGCGCCCTCATGCTCACGATGCGTGTCGACCATCCCGATATCGAGCACTTCATCACGATCAAGAACGACGCACGGCGCACACGCGTCCAGTATGCGAACATCAGCGTCCTCATCACCCATGAATTCATGGACGCCGTCAGCAACGACCGCCCCTTCGAGCTGCGCTGGAACGGCAAGGTCTACCGCACGATCAACGCGCGCGAGCTCTGGTTCAAGATCGTGAAGAACGCCCATGCCTCGGCGGAACCCGGCATCATCTTCTGGGATACGATGCGGGATCATCACAATGTGGAGTACGCGAACCCGCTGGTCAGTACCAACCCGTGCGGCGAGCAGCCTCTCGCCGCCTACACGGCATGCAATCTGGGGAACATCAACCTCAGCAAGTTCGTGGATGCTTCAGGACAGTTCGACTATGAGCGCCTCGCCGAGGTGGCCCGCGTGGCAACGCGCTTCATGGACGACATCATCGAATACAACATGGACAACCACGCGCTGGACAAGATCAAGAAAGCCGTGGCGTCCGACCGCCGTATCGGGCTCGGTATCACCGGCCTCGCCGATGCGCTCATTCTGATGAAGATCCGCTACGATTCGCAGGCGGCCCTGGATGAAACGGACCGTATCATGCGTGTCATCCGCGACGAGGCGTATCGCACCTCCATCGCCCTGGCCCGGGAAAAGGGCGCCTTCCCGCTCTTCCAGTGGGAAGGGTTCTCACGCAGCAAGTTCATCCAGGGCCTCCCGGCCGACATCCAGGCCGATATCAAGAAGTACGGCATCCGGAACAGCACCGTGCTGACCGTCCCGCCCGTCGGGACCGGCTCCATCGTGGCGCAGACCAGTTCCGGTATCGAGCCGGTGTTCTGCACGAGCTACCGCCGCCGCGTGAAGAATCACGACGGCGAGACCTTCACCGAATATAAGGTCTATCATCCGCTGGTGAAGAAGCTCTTCGGCGATGATGTGAGCCTGCCCGATTTCGTCGTGACCGCCCACGACATCGACCCGTATTTCCGGGTGAAGATGCAGGGCGTGATCCAGCGCTATGTGGACAGCAGCATCTCCTCGACCGTGAACCTCGCCGAAGATGTCTCCGTGGAGACCGTCGGGGATATCTACATGACGGCATACAAGGCAGGGTTGAAGGGCATCACGGTGTACCGCGAAGGAAGCCGCGAAGGCATCCTGCAGACCGAAGAGTATGTGAAGAAGCAGGCCGCGCAGGAAGCGGCACGGGCCGCGGCACCCCATCCCGTGGTGAAGGGACCCCGCCAGCGCCCGAACCGCACCCACGGCGTCACGGAACGGGTGAAGACCGGCGAAGGCTACCTCTACGTGACGGTGAACGAGGATGAGAACGGGATGTGCGAAGTGTTCACGACCATCGGCAAGGCGGGCGGGAATGCGGCAGCACAGAGCGAAGCGATTTCGCGCCTGATCTCGCTCGCCCTCCGTTCAGGCATCGAAGCACGTGAGGTCGTGAAGCAGCTCAAAGGCATCTCCGGACCGTCGCCGGTGTGGGACGGCCAGGGCGGCATGATCATGTCGACGCCCGATGCCATCGGCAAGGTGCTGGAGCGCTATCTCGAGGAACGTGATGCGATCGTGGCGGGACGCATCGTGCAACCTTCATCCGTGCAGGCCACCCCGCCGTCACCGGCACATGTGCATGCACCGGTCCACGCGAACACGACCGTCACACGCTCCACCTGCCCCGAATGCGGCAGCACGGTGGAACATGTGAGCGGGTGCGTGGTGTGCTACCAGTGCGGATGGTCGAAGTGCTGA
- a CDS encoding AMP-binding protein produces the protein MAVAVEFRTIPELFQRLTAKFAGETRPVVRYKSEGSYKGISYSDLHARVETFANGLAALGVERGDRVAIVSENRPEWIIADQAIVALGAVDVPLYPTMTSKQIEFIFNDAG, from the coding sequence ATGGCAGTTGCGGTCGAGTTCCGTACGATCCCGGAGTTGTTCCAGAGGCTGACTGCGAAGTTCGCTGGTGAAACGCGCCCCGTTGTGCGGTATAAGTCAGAGGGCTCGTACAAAGGGATCAGCTACAGTGACCTGCATGCGCGCGTGGAAACATTCGCGAACGGATTGGCGGCGCTCGGCGTCGAACGCGGCGACCGTGTCGCGATCGTGTCCGAGAACCGGCCGGAATGGATCATCGCCGATCAGGCGATCGTCGCGCTCGGGGCGGTGGATGTGCCGCTGTACCCCACGATGACCTCGAAACAGATCGAGTTCATCTTCAATGATGCGGGGTGA